The following is a genomic window from Dehalogenimonas sp. 4OHTPN.
TACAGAAGTAAACGTGCCGGAAAGCTTTTTTAACCCAAAGCGGGCAACCGAGGCACAGGCAGCCCGCTTCAGCACTGATGCACTTGCTCGGTTTCGCGCCGAGGCAAAAAGCTATCGGCTCGCTGCACTCAACATACGATGGGCATATCCGGCACAAGCAGATCTTTTCGGCGTCGGAAGATTTCATGAAATCCCTTAAATCCTAAACAGCCTTCTTGCGCTGTTCATTTACCCTGAATTTCACCATCCGCTCGATAAGGTCATAGGGAATGGGACGATCGAGGGGGAACTGAACAGCACCCTTCGAGGTGCGGTATTGCTGGAGTTCTTCTTTAAAAGCTTCGATGGCTGAAGGTGTCGGATAGAACCCGATATGGTTTTTCAAGGCGGAAAAATGGACCAGGTTGCCATTTAGCCGGAATGTCGGTATGCCGTAGGCAATCGCCTCGGTGGCTTCCGGGGCAAGTTTACTGATGAGTCGCCTCAACCTCTCGAGGATTACCTGCGTTGTAGCAGGAAATCCGCTCATAAATTCATCAATTGTCGTTGGTGCTTTTTCTATCATACCAAAATTATACTCCCATTTACTTTGTTCGACGTATTAGAGAATATAGGGGTTTAGTGAGTTTAAGTTAGGATAGTATATCTTGTTTTACTGTAGGTTTGGGAGTAGTATTGAATTATCTCTTGATTTGAAAGGAGGGGTATGCTCAAAGAATTCAAGACCTTCATCATGCGTGGCAACGTTGTCGATCTGGCGGTAGGTATTGTAATAGGCGCCGCATTCGGGGCAATCGTTAACTCATTTGTTTCCGATGTTTTAATGCCTCCAATCGGTTTACTTCTTGGCAATGTTGATTTCGGCAACCTGTTCGTGGTGTTGAAAGAAGGGGCGACCTCAGCTCCGTACGATTCGTTAGCCGCTGCCAAAGCCGCGGGCGCGGTGACCATCAATTATGGTGTGTTTATCAATGCCCTGATTTCATTTCTCATTGTCGCCGCGGCCATTTTCTTCTTTATTGTTCGGCCTTTGAATCAGATGGCTGCCAAGCAAAAGGCTAAGGAAGCCGCTGCGGTTTCAGCCGCGCCGACGACCAAAGACTGTCCGTATTGCGCTACCGCTATCCCTGTTAAAGCTAAGAAATGCCCCAACTGTACCTCTGGCCTCTAGTTACGGACGTGACAAAACGGATCAGGAGGAATTATGGCGAATATCGCAAAAATTGAAGGCATCGGTACTAAATACGCTGAAAAATTGAATATGGCCGGGATAAAAACAGTCGAAGCCCTGCTTGAAAAAGGCGCCAGCCGGAAAGGTCGGAAGGACCTGGCCGAGAAGGCTGGTATTAGCGAAGCCCTGGTCCTTGAGTGGGTCAACCGGGCTGATTTGTTCCGGGTCAAAGGTATTGGAGAGGAATTCAGCGACCTGCTGGAAGCCGCGGGCGTCGATACCGTCAAAGAACTGGCCTTGCGCAAACCCGACAATTTGATGTTAAAACTCGTAGAAGTCAATGAGCAGAAGAAATTGGTCCGCCGGATGCCGTACCCCGCGGCGGTTGCGGATTGGGTTAAACAAGCTAAAGAACTGCCCCGGGTTGTTGAATATTAAGGTACAGTCTATTAGACGTTAGCATACGATTGAGAGGGTAACCCCTCTCAATCGTTTATTGAAGCGATTGGATCAGGAGCGGAAATGAAAGACCGACTACATGGTGAAATATCAGCCGAATTGGAACAGACGACTAAAACAGATAAGACAACAGTTGTAGTAGCAATTTTACTGAATGTCATCTTCATGCTGGCAAACATGGCGTTTGCGGCGGGCGCCTGGTCAACGAGATATGATTACCGCCCGGACGGGTCGTATACCACCTCCACCGAGATGAACTTCAGCCTGCTGGCGGCGTTCTTGATACTTCTCGGCGTGACGGTAGTTTTCGATGTGATGGTCGTTCGGGCATTATCAAAAGGAGCCGAGCGGAGGGTCAAGCTTACTGAAGGCCTGGTAAAGATGTACCAGGAGGAAGGACTGGATAAATACTACGATCCTGAAATCGTCAGGGGTTACCAGTCCCGATACGCACTGTATAAGAATATCGTCATGATTTTAGGCGTACTGGCCGTGGCTATTCCTATCGTGTTCCTGGGAGTCTAGGCGGGCAAAGCCTGTGCTGATTCCGCCATACCGAACGGTTACCCGGATGGGTCCAAAAACTCATAGATCCAATCGAGAACGTCCGGTAGATCCAACCGCTGAGCGTAAGTGACCCCGTCGCAGTTAGGGTTGGTGACAAACGAATTGATGCCCAGAATAAGGTTCGTTCCGGCAAGGAGCACCGGGCCGCCGGAATCGCCGAAAGTCGCCCCGCCGCGGTTTTTCGCCGGATTGGCCGTTGTTTTCAGGAATTCGGAATTCAAAACGCCGTTTGATGTGACGATGCTAGCCGGAGCGCTGTTCCTTTGCCGGTCCCAAAACCATGAATTGGCCGGAGTGATGCCTTTTCCTTTCTCTTGAGAAGTGACCCCGTATCCCACTAAATCCACTGCTGACATCATCGGCAGGGTGTCAATCAACCCTTCAGCCGGCAGCGCCGCGTACTCAGAAATGACCCATGCCGGCACCGGTGAGTTTAGAATCACCAATCCCACGTCGTGATAGTCAAATCGCGGCAGCCCTCCCGAATTCTGGCTGGAGTAGCCTTCAATCGTCCTGGGTACGCCCCCGTACGAGTTGATACCTCCGTAAGGGTATCCTGAACTATTGGTGACCCGGTTCAGGAACCAAATTCTAGCGGTGGAGGTACCAGAAGTGCCGTGACCGGCGGTTAATACCACCGTGGGGGACAGCAGGGATCCCGTGGTGCGCCACAGCGGCCGGTCGGCCTGATCGTAAAAGACCACCAGGCAAACATACGGGTGCTCATTGAAATCAAACTCACCATTCTGGATCGCCCCGGCGGGAATCGCAGATGAAATAAACAGAACAACACCGATTATCACCGAAGCAAGCCTGGCCGCAATTTTATTCATCGGGTCATTCCCCCTGTTTTTTTGGTCTCGCGCTATGTGGTTGGGTCCTCCGTCTCCACAGAGGTCAATCAAATTTGGTAAAAGTTCGGCACTTGGCAACCAGTTCTTCATCGTCCGGTTCGACCATTATCGAACCGTCAGGGAAAACGATGGTGGGCACGCTGCGATTACCACGGTTGACTCTTTCGACGAAAGCGCAAGCCTCCCGGTCCGCTTCAATATCTAGCCAGGAATAGTCGATCCGATTCCGATCGAGAATACCTCGCGACCGGCGGGTATGGGGGCACCATGAAGTGCCATAGAGCTTGGTCGGTTGCGTCATTTCTTTGCCTTGACTAGATTGTAGCCTGTTTTTGAGCTAACTTGATAATCGCCGTAGTTGAAAGTTAATTCAAGAAATTTATAATCTGGCCTTCGAAGTGGTTCAAGATCCGGCGGCGGTCTCAGTCCGAACGACGCTCAAACACGGCCGCGGTTTGTACTTCCTGTATGTGGCACAGCGCGCAGGCCAGGGCGTCCGCGGCATCAGCGGAGGCAGGGGCTTCTGTCATACCCAATTGCAAAGCGACCATACGGGCGACCTGATCTTTGGCAGAGGCACCGAATCCAGAGATGCGGGCTTTGATTTTTGCCGGAGGGTACTCGAAAACCGAAAGACCGGAATTGGCGGCGGCCAGGATGGCAACAGCCTGGGCTTTACCGATAGCCATGGCCGAGCGGGCGTTTTCCGAAAAAAACGGGCTCTCGACCGCGGCGCAATCCGGCCCGAATTCTCTGATGACTTTGCCCAGCTCCTCGTACAGGCGGACCAGCCGCTCGGTCATGGGTAGAGTTTCTCGGCAGTTGATGACGCCGCAGGCAACAAACGTGGTTTCCGGTCCGCTGGAGTCTATAATGCCGTACCCGAGATGCCTGGTACCGGGGTCAATACCCAGAATTCTCATCAGCAATGACGCGAACCGGCGTCGCTCCTCGTCGTATTATTTGGAGAAGATATCGGGTCAAGCCTGGAATTTATCAATTACAGCAGGGTCAAAGTCGGCGTTAGAGTAAACGTTTTGGACGTCATCCAGATCTTCAAGGTTGGACAGCAGCTTGAGAACCTGCAGCGCGGTCTCTTCATCGAGTTCAACCAGAGTTTTGGGATGCTTTTCAATGCCGGCGCTCTCGATCGGGATCTTTTTGGCTTCGAGCGCTTTCCTTACTTTTTCCAACTGATCGGGAGTAGTGAGGATTTCCAGTACGTCTTCGTCGATTTTGACGTCGTCGGCTCCGGCGTCGATGGCTTCGAGAGTCAGTTCATCAGGATCGCGGCTGCCGCCTTTGACCACGATGCTGCCCTTGGTTTCAAAAATCCACGAAACACAGCCGGCTTCGCCCAAGGCCCCTCCGGCTTTGGTGAAAATGTGGCGGACATCGGCGATAGTGCGGTTGCGATTGTCGGATACTCCCTGCACCAGTACCGCCACACCGCCCGGCCCGTAGCCTTCCAGATTGAGTTCGGTTAAGACCTCGCCCTCAAGCTGACCTGAGCCTTTTTTGATAGCCCGCTCGATATTGTCGGAGGGCATCCGCGCGTCTTTGGCTTTCTGCACCGCCAGCCGTAACCGGGCATTCATATCCGGGTCGGGTCCGCCCTCTTTGGCGGCGAAAATAATTTCGCGGGACAGCTTGGTGAAGAGTTGGCCTCGCTTGGCGTCGGCGGCGCCCTTCTGGTGTTTTATGGTAGCCCATTTTGAATGTCCGGACATATATCTCCTGGAAACTTCAATTCAATGATGACGTTATTCTAACATGTCGGGCGGGTGAATTAAACGCTTTTTACCCGTGCCTGCGACGGTATTCGCGGTTAATTTCCTTTGGTATTCTTGACATAATACCAACCGCGCCGATAGAATGGCAGTTCATGCAAGACCAAATATCAGGCAATCCCGTTCGGAAACCCGACCAAAGATGGAAGATACTCGCGGTTGTCGCTTCAGCGGTTTTCATCGTCAATCTCGATGTCACCATCGTCAATATAGCCCTGCCGAACATCATCGATGATTTCTATACCTCCTTTGCCGCGGGCGAGTGGGTGTTGAACGCCTATATTCTTGTATTCGCCGTCCTGCTGATACCAATGGGGAGGCTGGGAGATGTTATAGGCCGGAAGAAATTGTTTATCGGCGGTATTTCCGTGTTCACCGGGGCATCGGCGCTGTGCGGTCTGGCGCCGGATGTCGGC
Proteins encoded in this region:
- a CDS encoding DUF2769 domain-containing protein; the protein is MKSSDAEKICLCRICPSYVECSEPIAFCLGAKPSKCISAEAGCLCLGCPLWVKKAFRHVYFCTRGAEIAQ
- a CDS encoding DUF1801 domain-containing protein, with product MIEKAPTTIDEFMSGFPATTQVILERLRRLISKLAPEATEAIAYGIPTFRLNGNLVHFSALKNHIGFYPTPSAIEAFKEELQQYRTSKGAVQFPLDRPIPYDLIERMVKFRVNEQRKKAV
- the mscL gene encoding large conductance mechanosensitive channel protein MscL, which translates into the protein MLKEFKTFIMRGNVVDLAVGIVIGAAFGAIVNSFVSDVLMPPIGLLLGNVDFGNLFVVLKEGATSAPYDSLAAAKAAGAVTINYGVFINALISFLIVAAAIFFFIVRPLNQMAAKQKAKEAAAVSAAPTTKDCPYCATAIPVKAKKCPNCTSGL
- a CDS encoding DUF4332 domain-containing protein → MANIAKIEGIGTKYAEKLNMAGIKTVEALLEKGASRKGRKDLAEKAGISEALVLEWVNRADLFRVKGIGEEFSDLLEAAGVDTVKELALRKPDNLMLKLVEVNEQKKLVRRMPYPAAVADWVKQAKELPRVVEY
- a CDS encoding trypsin-like serine protease, which codes for MNKIAARLASVIIGVVLFISSAIPAGAIQNGEFDFNEHPYVCLVVFYDQADRPLWRTTGSLLSPTVVLTAGHGTSGTSTARIWFLNRVTNSSGYPYGGINSYGGVPRTIEGYSSQNSGGLPRFDYHDVGLVILNSPVPAWVISEYAALPAEGLIDTLPMMSAVDLVGYGVTSQEKGKGITPANSWFWDRQRNSAPASIVTSNGVLNSEFLKTTANPAKNRGGATFGDSGGPVLLAGTNLILGINSFVTNPNCDGVTYAQRLDLPDVLDWIYEFLDPSG
- a CDS encoding glutaredoxin domain-containing protein, which translates into the protein MTQPTKLYGTSWCPHTRRSRGILDRNRIDYSWLDIEADREACAFVERVNRGNRSVPTIVFPDGSIMVEPDDEELVAKCRTFTKFD
- the ruvC gene encoding crossover junction endodeoxyribonuclease RuvC; this translates as MRILGIDPGTRHLGYGIIDSSGPETTFVACGVINCRETLPMTERLVRLYEELGKVIREFGPDCAAVESPFFSENARSAMAIGKAQAVAILAAANSGLSVFEYPPAKIKARISGFGASAKDQVARMVALQLGMTEAPASADAADALACALCHIQEVQTAAVFERRSD
- a CDS encoding YebC/PmpR family DNA-binding transcriptional regulator; its protein translation is MSGHSKWATIKHQKGAADAKRGQLFTKLSREIIFAAKEGGPDPDMNARLRLAVQKAKDARMPSDNIERAIKKGSGQLEGEVLTELNLEGYGPGGVAVLVQGVSDNRNRTIADVRHIFTKAGGALGEAGCVSWIFETKGSIVVKGGSRDPDELTLEAIDAGADDVKIDEDVLEILTTPDQLEKVRKALEAKKIPIESAGIEKHPKTLVELDEETALQVLKLLSNLEDLDDVQNVYSNADFDPAVIDKFQA